A genomic stretch from Mycobacterium malmoense includes:
- a CDS encoding RND family transporter has protein sequence MSASTTGARPAVSRFIRMFAVPILLGWVALAVLLNVAVPSLEEVGQEHSVSLSPADAPSMQAMKHIGRVFKESDSDASAMIVLEGDQPLGDAAHRYYAGLITKLRADPAHITHVQDFWGDPLTAASAQSSDGKATYVQLNLAGNQGEALANESIAAVRHIIASTPPPTGVHVYVTGSTALIADQHQVGDKSLRLVTAITLLVILVSLFIVYRSIATVVLVLVMVILEVMAARGVVAALGHYDVIGLSTFSVNLLTMLGIAAGTDYAIFVLGRYHEARNAGEDRATAFDTMYRGTAHVILGSGLTIAGATFCLHFTRLPYFQTLGVPLAIGITVAVLASLTMAPAMLVIGSRFGLFEPKRVARTHGWRRVGTAVVRWPGPILAAACALALVGLIALPGYKTSYNDRKFMPSNIPAMQGFAAADRHFSQARMNPEMLMVQSDQDLRNSADMLIIERIARNIFHTQGIARVQTISRPLGTPIDHTSIPYQMGMQGVGQQLTRDYMQSQMDSMLVMANQMGTMITTMEAMIAIMKELTGVTHNMVEQMKTMVAEMNDLRDKISNFDDFFRPVRSYFYWEKHCFDIPACSSLRSVFDALDGVDTLSDAIGDLMPQMDKLDALMPQMVKMLTPMLTMMESMHTMMLSMHSTMSGIQDQGAAMQGKGNAMGQAFDTSKNDDSFYLPPEVFDNPDFKRGMKMFISPDGKSVRFIISHLGDPASSEGIAHIDAIRNATFEAIKGTPLENARIYIAGTAATAKDMKEGSTYDLLIAGVGALILIFIVMLVLTRAVIAAAVIVGTVLLSLGTSFGLSVLIWQYILGIQLHWMILAMSVIILLAVGSDYNLLLVSRFKEEIHAGIKTGIIRSMAGTGAVVTSAGLVFAFTMISFGASALLILAEVGTTIGMGLLFDTLVVRSFMTPSIAALMGRWFWWPQRVRTRPTRVATPPRAEHIPTLVGS, from the coding sequence ATGAGCGCCTCCACCACGGGGGCCCGACCGGCCGTCTCCCGTTTCATTCGGATGTTTGCGGTGCCGATCCTGCTCGGCTGGGTGGCGCTGGCAGTGTTGCTCAACGTCGCCGTGCCCTCCCTGGAGGAGGTCGGCCAGGAACACTCGGTGTCGCTGAGCCCGGCGGATGCGCCCTCGATGCAGGCCATGAAACACATCGGGCGGGTGTTCAAGGAATCCGACTCCGACGCCTCGGCGATGATCGTGTTGGAGGGCGACCAACCGTTGGGGGACGCGGCCCACCGTTACTACGCGGGGCTGATCACAAAGCTCAGGGCGGACCCCGCACACATCACCCATGTGCAGGATTTCTGGGGAGACCCGCTCACCGCGGCCTCAGCACAAAGCAGCGACGGCAAAGCCACCTACGTGCAACTCAATTTGGCCGGCAACCAGGGCGAGGCGCTGGCCAACGAATCCATCGCCGCGGTCCGCCACATCATCGCCAGCACACCGCCACCGACCGGCGTGCACGTCTACGTCACCGGATCGACCGCATTGATCGCCGATCAGCACCAGGTCGGTGACAAGAGCCTGCGATTGGTCACGGCGATCACGCTGCTGGTCATTCTGGTCAGCCTGTTCATCGTCTACCGCTCCATCGCCACGGTGGTGCTGGTCTTGGTGATGGTGATCCTGGAAGTGATGGCGGCCCGCGGTGTCGTTGCCGCCCTGGGGCATTACGACGTGATCGGGTTGTCGACGTTCTCGGTGAACCTGTTGACCATGTTGGGTATCGCGGCGGGCACCGACTACGCGATCTTCGTCCTGGGCCGCTATCACGAGGCCCGCAATGCCGGCGAGGATCGCGCGACCGCGTTCGACACGATGTATCGCGGCACCGCGCACGTCATCCTCGGTTCGGGCCTGACGATCGCTGGCGCGACGTTTTGCCTGCACTTCACTCGGCTGCCGTACTTCCAGACGCTGGGTGTTCCGCTGGCGATCGGCATCACGGTGGCGGTGCTGGCGTCGTTGACGATGGCGCCGGCGATGTTGGTGATCGGAAGCCGGTTCGGGCTCTTCGAACCGAAACGGGTTGCGCGGACCCATGGTTGGCGACGGGTGGGAACGGCCGTAGTCCGTTGGCCGGGACCGATCCTGGCGGCGGCGTGCGCCCTGGCGCTGGTCGGGCTGATCGCGCTACCCGGCTACAAGACCAGTTACAACGACCGCAAATTCATGCCGTCCAACATCCCCGCGATGCAGGGATTCGCCGCGGCCGACCGGCACTTCTCCCAGGCCCGGATGAACCCGGAAATGCTGATGGTCCAAAGCGACCAGGATCTACGCAACTCCGCGGACATGCTGATCATCGAACGCATCGCCCGAAACATCTTCCACACCCAGGGAATCGCGCGGGTGCAGACCATCTCGCGCCCGTTGGGCACCCCCATCGACCACACCTCCATCCCGTATCAGATGGGCATGCAAGGTGTCGGGCAACAACTGACACGGGACTACATGCAGTCCCAGATGGACAGCATGCTGGTCATGGCCAATCAGATGGGCACCATGATCACCACCATGGAAGCCATGATCGCGATCATGAAGGAGCTCACCGGCGTTACCCATAACATGGTTGAGCAAATGAAGACCATGGTCGCGGAAATGAATGACCTCCGCGACAAGATTTCCAACTTCGACGACTTCTTTCGGCCCGTTCGTAGCTATTTCTATTGGGAGAAGCACTGTTTCGACATCCCGGCGTGCTCGTCGCTGCGCTCGGTCTTTGATGCGCTCGACGGCGTCGACACCCTCAGCGACGCCATCGGCGACCTGATGCCGCAGATGGACAAGCTCGACGCGCTCATGCCGCAGATGGTGAAAATGCTGACGCCGATGCTCACGATGATGGAGTCGATGCACACCATGATGCTGTCGATGCATTCCACGATGTCCGGCATACAGGACCAAGGCGCCGCGATGCAGGGCAAGGGCAATGCCATGGGTCAGGCGTTCGATACCTCCAAGAACGACGACTCGTTTTACCTGCCTCCGGAGGTGTTCGACAATCCCGACTTCAAACGGGGCATGAAGATGTTCATTTCGCCGGATGGAAAATCGGTGCGGTTCATCATCTCTCACCTCGGCGATCCGGCCAGCTCGGAGGGCATCGCCCATATCGACGCCATCCGCAATGCCACGTTCGAGGCCATCAAAGGTACGCCGCTGGAAAATGCCCGCATCTATATCGCCGGTACCGCGGCCACCGCCAAGGACATGAAGGAGGGATCCACCTACGACCTGCTGATCGCCGGTGTGGGAGCGCTGATTCTGATCTTCATCGTCATGCTGGTCCTGACCCGTGCGGTGATCGCCGCGGCGGTCATCGTCGGCACCGTGCTGCTGTCCCTGGGGACGTCGTTCGGGCTGTCGGTGCTCATCTGGCAGTACATCCTGGGCATCCAATTGCATTGGATGATCCTGGCGATGTCGGTGATCATCCTGCTCGCGGTGGGATCGGACTACAACCTGTTGCTGGTATCGCGGTTCAAGGAAGAGATCCACGCCGGAATCAAGACCGGCATCATCAGATCCATGGCCGGCACCGGCGCCGTCGTCACCTCGGCGGGTCTCGTGTTCGCCTTCACCATGATCTCCTTTGGCGCCAGCGCTCTGCTCATCCTCGCCGAGGTCGGTACCACCATCGGAATGGGCCTGCTGTTCGACACCCTGGTCGTGCGGTCATTCATGACTCCGTCGATCGCGGCGCTGATGGGCCGATGGTTCTGGTGGCCGCAACGCGTACGCACGAGGCCGACACGGGTCGCGACCCCGCCACGCGCAGAACACATCCCGACGTTGGTGGGCTCCTAA
- the gatC gene encoding Asp-tRNA(Asn)/Glu-tRNA(Gln) amidotransferase subunit GatC, whose protein sequence is MSQISRDEVAHLARLARLALTDAELDSFAGQLDAILTHVSQVQAVDVTGVEATDNPLKAVNVARPDELTPCLTQREALAEAPEAVDGRFAVPQILGDAE, encoded by the coding sequence GTGTCCCAGATCTCCCGCGACGAGGTGGCTCACCTGGCCCGGCTGGCCCGGCTGGCGTTGACCGATGCCGAGCTGGACAGCTTCGCCGGCCAGCTCGACGCCATCCTGACCCACGTCAGCCAGGTGCAGGCGGTCGACGTCACCGGCGTCGAAGCGACCGACAACCCGCTCAAGGCGGTCAACGTCGCGCGCCCGGACGAGTTGACACCGTGCCTGACGCAGCGGGAGGCGCTGGCCGAGGCGCCCGAAGCCGTCGACGGGCGCTTCGCCGTCCCGCAGATCCTGGGGGACGCCGAGTGA
- a CDS encoding amino acid-binding protein translates to MPSYLLRIELADRPGSLGSLAVALGSVGADILSLDVVERISGYAIDDLVIELPVGAMPDRLITAAESLPDVRVDSVRPHTGLLEAHRELELLDHVAAAADTATRLQVLADEAPRVLRVSWCTVLRSTNGELQRLAGSPGAPETKADSAPWLPIERAATLDGTAEWVPQAWRDMDTTMVAAPLGDPHTAVVLGRTGPEFRPSEVARLGYLAGIVATMLR, encoded by the coding sequence GTGCCGTCGTATCTGTTACGCATCGAGCTGGCCGACCGGCCGGGCAGCCTGGGCTCGCTGGCCGTGGCGCTCGGCTCGGTGGGCGCCGACATCCTGTCGCTCGACGTGGTGGAGCGGATCTCGGGGTATGCGATCGACGACCTCGTCATCGAACTGCCGGTGGGGGCGATGCCAGACCGGCTGATCACCGCCGCCGAGTCGCTCCCCGATGTCCGGGTGGACAGCGTCCGCCCCCACACCGGCCTGCTGGAAGCGCATCGCGAGCTGGAGCTTCTCGACCATGTCGCCGCGGCCGCCGACACCGCGACCCGGCTGCAGGTCCTGGCCGACGAGGCACCCCGGGTGCTGCGCGTGAGCTGGTGCACCGTATTGCGCAGCACCAACGGAGAGCTGCAACGCCTCGCCGGCAGCCCGGGCGCTCCGGAGACCAAGGCGGATTCGGCCCCGTGGCTACCGATCGAGCGCGCCGCAACGCTCGACGGCACCGCCGAGTGGGTGCCGCAGGCCTGGCGCGACATGGACACCACCATGGTCGCGGCGCCCTTGGGCGACCCGCACACGGCGGTGGTGCTGGGCCGCACGGGCCCGGAGTTCCGGCCCTCGGAGGTGGCCCGGCTGGGCTACCTGGCCGGAATCGTGGCCACCATGCTGCGCTAG
- a CDS encoding RND family transporter, with protein MSNHQTSRPFLPHTIRRLSVPILLFWVALAAVTNAAVPQLEDVGKTHNVAMNSPDAPSLQATKRIGQVFREFDSDSSAMVVLEGDQPLGADAHRFYDTMIRKLERDRKHVEHVQDFWGDTLTAAGSQSSDGKAAYVQVFLAGNLGSALANESVGAVRDIVDHTQPPPGVKAYVTGPAPLISDQFDVGSKGTAKVTTITIGVIALMLFFVYRSVLTTLLVLVTVLIEMAAARGIVAFLGNAGVIGLSTYSTNLLTLLVIAAGTDYAIFVVGRYQEARGAGEDRETAFYTMFRGTAHIVLGSGLTVAGAVFCLTFTRLPYFQSLGVPAALGILVALFASLTLGPAVLTLGAFLGLFDPKRAMRTRGWRRIGTAIVRWPAPVLATACALALVGLLALPGYKTSYDTRPYMPASAPANVGYTAAERHFSRARLEPELLMVETDHDMRNPADMLVLDRVAKAVFHVPGIAQVQSITRPLGTPLDHSSLAFVVSNQSAAQQENLTYQRDRANDLLKQAGELANTINILKQQYVLQQQLAATTHSEAQSFHDTITTIKDLRDKVANFDDFFRPIRSYFYWEKHCYDIPACWAIRSVLDALDGIDQLSEKFEDLTATLDKLDALQPKLVALIPPQIASQETNHALTLASYATQSGIYAQTAAAIENATALGRAFDAAKNDDTFYLPPEVFSNADFLRGLKLFLSPDGKAARMIITHDGDPATPEGISHIDPIKRAAHEALKGTPMAAAHIYVGGTAATYKDIQDGAKYDLMIVGLAALSLILLIMMIITRSLIAALVIVGTVALSLGASFGLSVLVWQYILGIQLYWVVLALAVILLLAVGSDYNLLLISRFKEEIHAGLKTGIIRAMAGSGSVVTSAGLVFAVTMCAFVFSGFQVLGQIGTTIGLGLLFDTLIVRSFMTPSVATLLGRWFWWPQRVRPRPASTMLRPYGPRPAVRQLLLWEDGDSVVASESR; from the coding sequence ATGAGCAACCACCAAACCTCGCGGCCGTTTTTGCCGCACACCATCCGCCGGCTTTCGGTGCCGATCCTGCTGTTCTGGGTGGCGCTGGCCGCCGTCACGAACGCGGCGGTGCCGCAACTGGAAGACGTTGGGAAAACCCACAATGTGGCGATGAATTCGCCCGACGCGCCGTCGCTGCAGGCGACCAAGCGCATCGGTCAGGTGTTCCGCGAGTTCGATTCCGACAGTTCGGCCATGGTGGTCCTGGAAGGCGATCAGCCGCTCGGCGCGGACGCCCACCGGTTCTACGACACGATGATCCGCAAGCTCGAGCGGGACCGCAAGCACGTCGAGCACGTTCAGGACTTCTGGGGCGACACCCTGACCGCGGCGGGATCGCAGAGCAGTGACGGCAAGGCCGCCTACGTTCAGGTGTTCCTCGCGGGCAACCTGGGCTCGGCGCTGGCCAACGAGTCCGTCGGCGCCGTCCGCGACATCGTCGACCACACGCAACCGCCGCCGGGTGTCAAGGCCTATGTCACCGGCCCGGCGCCGCTCATCTCCGACCAGTTCGACGTGGGCAGCAAGGGGACCGCGAAGGTCACCACGATCACCATCGGGGTGATCGCGTTGATGCTGTTCTTCGTCTACCGCTCCGTCCTCACCACGCTGCTCGTGCTCGTCACGGTCCTGATCGAGATGGCCGCGGCCCGGGGGATCGTCGCCTTTCTCGGGAACGCGGGCGTCATCGGGCTGTCGACGTACTCGACGAACCTGCTCACGCTGCTGGTCATCGCCGCCGGGACCGACTATGCGATCTTCGTCGTCGGCCGCTACCAGGAGGCACGCGGCGCGGGCGAGGACCGAGAAACCGCCTTCTACACCATGTTTCGCGGAACCGCCCACATCGTCCTGGGTTCGGGCCTCACGGTTGCCGGCGCGGTGTTCTGCCTGACCTTTACCCGGCTGCCCTATTTCCAAAGCCTGGGAGTCCCTGCGGCGCTGGGCATTCTGGTCGCGCTGTTCGCCTCGCTGACCCTGGGTCCGGCCGTGCTCACCCTGGGCGCTTTCTTGGGCCTCTTCGACCCCAAGCGCGCGATGAGAACCCGCGGATGGCGGCGGATCGGCACGGCCATCGTCCGCTGGCCCGCGCCCGTTCTCGCGACGGCGTGCGCGCTGGCCCTCGTGGGTCTGCTCGCGCTGCCCGGTTACAAGACGAGCTACGACACCCGCCCCTACATGCCCGCCAGCGCGCCGGCCAATGTCGGTTACACGGCCGCCGAGCGCCACTTCTCCAGGGCGCGGCTGGAGCCCGAGTTGCTGATGGTCGAGACGGACCACGACATGCGCAACCCGGCCGACATGCTCGTCCTGGACCGGGTGGCCAAGGCCGTGTTCCACGTGCCCGGCATCGCCCAGGTGCAGTCGATTACCCGGCCCCTGGGCACCCCGCTCGACCACAGCTCGCTGGCGTTTGTGGTCAGCAACCAAAGCGCCGCCCAGCAGGAAAACCTGACCTACCAACGGGATCGCGCGAACGATCTGCTGAAGCAGGCCGGTGAACTGGCGAACACGATCAACATTTTGAAGCAGCAGTACGTGCTGCAGCAGCAGCTCGCCGCCACCACCCACAGCGAGGCCCAAAGCTTTCACGACACGATCACCACGATCAAAGACCTGCGCGACAAGGTCGCGAATTTCGACGACTTCTTCCGGCCGATCCGCAGCTATTTCTATTGGGAAAAGCATTGCTACGACATCCCCGCCTGCTGGGCGATCCGCTCGGTCCTCGACGCGCTCGACGGCATCGACCAGCTCAGCGAGAAATTCGAAGACCTCACGGCCACCCTGGACAAGCTCGACGCGCTGCAACCGAAACTGGTGGCGCTGATACCGCCGCAGATCGCGAGCCAGGAGACCAACCACGCACTGACGCTGGCGAGCTACGCCACCCAGTCCGGCATCTACGCGCAGACGGCGGCCGCGATCGAAAACGCGACGGCGCTGGGCCGAGCCTTCGACGCCGCCAAAAACGACGACACGTTCTACCTGCCTCCCGAGGTTTTCAGCAACGCCGATTTCTTGCGCGGCCTGAAGTTGTTCCTCTCGCCCGACGGCAAGGCCGCCCGCATGATCATCACCCACGACGGCGATCCCGCGACCCCCGAAGGCATTTCACACATCGACCCGATCAAGCGGGCCGCGCACGAAGCCTTGAAGGGCACCCCCATGGCCGCCGCCCACATCTATGTCGGCGGTACCGCGGCCACCTACAAGGACATCCAGGACGGCGCCAAGTACGACCTGATGATCGTCGGGCTCGCCGCGCTGAGCCTGATCCTGCTGATCATGATGATCATCACCCGAAGCCTGATCGCCGCCCTGGTCATCGTGGGCACGGTGGCCCTTTCGCTGGGCGCCTCGTTCGGGCTGTCGGTGCTGGTGTGGCAATACATCCTCGGCATCCAGCTGTACTGGGTCGTGCTTGCGCTGGCCGTGATTCTGCTGTTGGCCGTGGGATCCGACTACAACCTGCTGCTGATTTCCCGGTTCAAGGAGGAAATCCATGCCGGCCTCAAGACCGGCATCATCCGCGCGATGGCCGGCTCCGGGTCGGTGGTCACGTCCGCCGGCCTCGTCTTCGCCGTCACCATGTGCGCCTTCGTGTTCAGCGGTTTTCAGGTGCTCGGTCAGATCGGGACCACCATCGGCCTCGGCCTGCTGTTCGACACGCTGATCGTGCGCTCCTTCATGACGCCTTCCGTCGCAACGCTTTTGGGGCGCTGGTTCTGGTGGCCCCAACGGGTGCGCCCGCGTCCGGCGAGCACGATGCTGCGGCCCTACGGGCCGCGCCCGGCGGTTCGTCAGCTGCTGCTGTGGGAAGACGGTGACTCAGTGGTGGCTTCGGAATCGCGCTAG
- a CDS encoding ATP-dependent 6-phosphofructokinase, producing the protein MRIGILTGGGDCPGLNAVIRAVVRTCDARYGSSVVGFQDGWRGLLENRRMQLHNDDRNDRLLAKGGTMLGTARVHPDKLRAGLDQIKQTLDDNGIDVLIPIGGEGTLTAAHWLSEENVPVVGVPKTIDNDIDCTDVTFGHDTALTVATEAIDRLHSTAESHQRVMLVEVMGRHAGWIALNAGLASGAHMTLIPEQPFDVEEVCRLVKRRFQRGDSHFICVVAEGAKPIPGSISLREGGIDEFGHERFTGVAAQLAIEVEKRINKEVRVTVLGHVQRGGTPTPFDRVLATRFGVNAADAAHAGEYGQMVSLRGQDIGRVALADAVRQLKLVPQSRYDDAAAFFG; encoded by the coding sequence ATGCGGATCGGAATTCTCACCGGAGGCGGCGACTGCCCCGGGCTGAACGCCGTCATCCGGGCGGTGGTGCGCACCTGCGACGCGCGGTATGGCTCGTCGGTGGTCGGATTCCAGGACGGCTGGCGCGGGCTGCTGGAGAACAGGCGCATGCAGCTGCACAACGACGACCGCAACGACCGGTTGCTGGCCAAGGGCGGAACGATGCTGGGCACCGCCCGCGTGCACCCCGACAAGCTGCGGGCCGGGCTCGACCAGATCAAGCAGACGCTGGACGACAACGGCATCGACGTGCTGATCCCCATCGGCGGTGAAGGCACCCTGACGGCCGCGCATTGGCTGTCGGAGGAGAACGTTCCCGTGGTCGGCGTGCCGAAGACCATCGACAACGACATCGATTGCACCGACGTGACTTTCGGCCACGACACCGCGCTGACCGTGGCCACCGAGGCCATCGACCGGTTGCACAGCACCGCCGAATCCCACCAGCGGGTGATGCTGGTGGAGGTGATGGGCCGCCACGCCGGCTGGATCGCCCTGAACGCCGGACTGGCTTCCGGCGCGCACATGACGCTGATCCCCGAGCAGCCCTTCGATGTCGAGGAGGTGTGCCGGCTCGTCAAACGGCGCTTCCAGCGCGGGGATTCGCATTTCATCTGCGTGGTCGCCGAGGGCGCCAAGCCCATCCCCGGTTCGATTTCGTTGCGGGAGGGCGGAATTGACGAGTTCGGCCACGAACGCTTCACCGGGGTGGCCGCGCAGCTGGCCATCGAGGTGGAGAAGCGGATCAACAAGGAGGTCCGGGTGACCGTGCTGGGCCACGTCCAGCGGGGCGGGACCCCGACGCCCTTCGACCGGGTGCTGGCCACCCGGTTCGGCGTCAACGCGGCCGACGCCGCGCACGCGGGCGAGTACGGCCAGATGGTGTCGCTGCGGGGCCAAGACATCGGCCGGGTGGCGTTGGCGGATGCCGTGCGCCAACTCAAGCTGGTGCCGCAGAGCCGCTACGACGATGCCGCGGCCTTCTTCGGCTAA
- a CDS encoding MmpS family transport accessory protein, translating into MRAISIAALVKRGWMLLVAVVVLALVGFAIYRLHGIFGSHNNTSANSGLSNEIVPFNPKRVVLEVYGAPGAVATINYLDVNAQPQQVKNAPLPWSYTITTTEPAVVGNVVAQGNGDTLGCRITVNGEVKDERTVNKVDAYTFCLDKSG; encoded by the coding sequence GTGAGAGCGATTTCGATTGCGGCCCTCGTCAAGCGAGGGTGGATGCTGCTCGTCGCGGTGGTCGTGCTCGCACTCGTGGGATTTGCCATCTATCGCCTGCACGGAATCTTCGGCTCGCACAACAACACCTCGGCCAACAGCGGCCTGTCCAACGAGATCGTCCCGTTCAACCCCAAGCGCGTGGTCCTCGAGGTCTATGGCGCACCGGGCGCGGTGGCGACCATCAACTACCTGGACGTCAACGCCCAGCCGCAGCAGGTCAAAAACGCCCCGCTGCCCTGGTCGTACACGATCACCACGACGGAGCCCGCGGTTGTCGGCAACGTCGTGGCGCAGGGCAACGGCGACACCCTCGGCTGCCGCATCACCGTCAACGGTGAAGTCAAGGACGAACGCACCGTCAACAAAGTCGACGCCTACACCTTCTGCTTGGACAAGTCCGGATGA
- a CDS encoding MmpS family transport accessory protein: MLKRVRRHWLPLLVLAAVALGGFVVDRMHGIFGSDNEITREGSGIAKDAAPFNPKRVTYEVFGPAGTLATINYLDLSANPRSIKQVPLPWTLTLTTTSPATSPILLAQGDAETIGCRITVDGKVKDEKTSEGVDAFTFCQVKSA; encoded by the coding sequence ATGCTGAAGAGGGTCAGGCGGCACTGGTTGCCGCTGCTGGTGCTGGCGGCGGTCGCGCTGGGAGGATTCGTGGTTGACCGGATGCACGGGATCTTCGGGTCCGACAACGAGATCACCCGCGAAGGCTCCGGGATAGCCAAAGACGCGGCGCCGTTCAACCCGAAGCGGGTGACCTACGAGGTGTTCGGGCCGGCGGGCACCCTCGCGACGATCAACTACCTTGACCTGTCGGCGAATCCGCGGAGCATCAAACAGGTCCCGCTGCCGTGGACGCTCACGCTGACCACGACCTCGCCGGCGACCAGCCCGATCCTGCTCGCCCAGGGCGACGCCGAGACCATCGGCTGCCGCATCACGGTCGACGGCAAGGTCAAGGACGAGAAGACCTCCGAGGGCGTGGATGCCTTCACCTTCTGCCAGGTGAAGTCGGCATGA
- a CDS encoding TetR/AcrR family transcriptional regulator, translated as MVGVMTQTADRCAEASPWSAREAELLAVTLRLLQEHGYDRLTVDAVASTARASKATVYRRWPSKAELVLAAFIEGVRQVAVPPDTGTLRGDLLCLGETICRQGHQHASTIRAVLAEASRHPALGDALQHQFIDQRKALIQHVLQQAVERGEIAAAGAIADELWDLLPGYLIFRSIIPSHPPTRHTVQVLVDEVIIPGLTRSGG; from the coding sequence ATCGTGGGCGTTATGACCCAGACCGCCGACCGGTGCGCGGAGGCATCGCCGTGGTCGGCCCGCGAGGCCGAGCTGCTGGCGGTGACGTTGCGGCTGCTGCAGGAGCACGGCTATGACCGGTTGACGGTGGACGCCGTCGCCAGCACGGCCCGCGCCAGCAAGGCCACGGTGTACCGCCGCTGGCCCTCGAAAGCCGAATTGGTGTTGGCCGCCTTCATCGAAGGCGTCCGCCAGGTGGCGGTCCCGCCGGATACGGGCACGTTGCGCGGCGACCTGCTGTGCCTGGGGGAGACGATCTGCCGGCAGGGCCACCAGCACGCCAGCACCATCCGCGCGGTGCTCGCCGAAGCGTCGCGCCACCCCGCGCTCGGCGACGCCCTACAGCACCAATTCATCGATCAGCGCAAAGCGTTGATCCAGCACGTGCTGCAACAGGCGGTCGAGCGCGGTGAGATCGCCGCCGCCGGCGCCATCGCCGACGAACTATGGGACCTGTTGCCCGGGTACCTCATCTTCCGGTCCATCATCCCCAGCCATCCGCCCACCCGTCACACGGTGCAAGTCCTCGTCGACGAGGTCATCATTCCGGGCCTCACCCGGTCTGGCGGGTAA
- the gatA gene encoding Asp-tRNA(Asn)/Glu-tRNA(Gln) amidotransferase subunit GatA, translating into MSELIRSDAATLAAKIAAKELSSVEVTQACLDQIEATDDRYHAFLHVAADEALAAATAVDDAVAAGERLSSALAGVPLALKDVFTTTDMPTTCGSKILEGWRSPYDASVTLRLRAAGIPILGKTNMDEFAMGSSTENSAYGPTRNPWNLDRVPGGSGGGSAAALAAFQAPLAIGSDTGGSIRQPAALTATVGVKPTYGTVSRYGLVACASSLDQGGPCARTVLDTALLHQVIAGHDSRDSTSLDTEVPDVVGAARAGAAGDLRGVRVGVVRQLRGEGYQPGVLASFQAAVEQLTALGAEVSEVDCPHFDHALAAYYLILPSEVSSNLARFDAMRYGLRVGDDGTHSAEEVMALTRAAGFGPEVKRRIMIGTYALSAGYYDAYYNQAQKVRTLIARDLDEAYRSVDVLVSPATPTTAFPLGEKVDDPLAMYLFDLCTLPLNLAGHCGMSVPSGLSPDDGLPVGLQIMAPALADDRLYRVGAAYEAARGPLPSAI; encoded by the coding sequence GTGAGCGAGCTCATCCGCTCCGACGCCGCGACGCTGGCCGCCAAGATCGCCGCCAAGGAGTTGTCGTCGGTCGAGGTCACCCAGGCCTGCCTGGACCAGATCGAGGCGACCGACGACCGGTATCACGCGTTCCTGCACGTGGCCGCCGACGAGGCGTTGGCGGCGGCGACCGCCGTGGACGACGCGGTGGCCGCCGGCGAGCGGCTGTCGTCGGCGCTGGCCGGGGTCCCGCTGGCGCTCAAGGACGTGTTCACCACCACCGACATGCCCACCACCTGCGGATCCAAGATCCTCGAGGGCTGGCGTTCCCCCTATGACGCCTCCGTCACCCTGCGGTTGCGCGCCGCCGGCATCCCGATCCTGGGCAAGACCAACATGGACGAGTTCGCGATGGGCTCCTCGACGGAGAACTCCGCCTACGGCCCCACCCGCAACCCGTGGAACCTCGACCGGGTGCCCGGTGGCTCCGGTGGGGGCAGCGCGGCGGCCTTGGCCGCGTTCCAGGCGCCGCTGGCCATCGGATCCGACACCGGGGGCTCCATCCGCCAGCCCGCGGCGCTGACCGCGACCGTCGGTGTCAAACCCACCTACGGCACGGTGTCCCGCTACGGGTTGGTGGCGTGCGCGTCGTCGCTGGACCAGGGCGGCCCGTGCGCGCGCACCGTGCTGGACACCGCGCTGCTGCACCAGGTGATCGCCGGGCACGACAGCCGCGACTCCACGTCCCTGGACACCGAGGTGCCCGATGTCGTCGGCGCCGCGCGGGCCGGCGCGGCCGGTGATCTGCGCGGCGTGCGCGTCGGGGTGGTCCGGCAGCTGCGCGGCGAGGGCTACCAGCCTGGGGTGCTGGCGTCGTTCCAGGCCGCCGTCGAGCAGCTGACCGCTTTGGGCGCCGAGGTGAGCGAGGTCGATTGCCCGCACTTCGATCACGCGCTGGCCGCCTACTACCTGATCCTGCCGTCGGAGGTGTCGAGCAACCTGGCCCGCTTCGACGCCATGCGCTACGGGCTGCGGGTCGGCGACGACGGCACCCACAGCGCCGAGGAGGTGATGGCGCTGACCCGGGCCGCCGGCTTCGGCCCGGAGGTCAAGCGGCGCATCATGATTGGCACCTACGCGCTCTCGGCGGGCTACTACGACGCCTATTACAACCAGGCGCAGAAGGTGCGCACGCTGATCGCCCGCGACCTCGACGAGGCCTACCGGTCCGTCGACGTGCTGGTGTCGCCCGCGACGCCGACCACCGCGTTCCCGCTCGGCGAGAAGGTCGACGATCCGCTGGCCATGTACCTGTTCGACCTGTGCACGCTGCCGCTGAACCTGGCCGGGCACTGCGGCATGTCGGTGCCCTCGGGGCTGTCCCCGGACGACGGGCTGCCGGTGGGCCTGCAGATCATGGCGCCCGCCTTGGCCGACGACCGCCTGTACCGGGTCGGTGCGGCCTATGAGGCCGCCCGCGGCCCACTGCCGAGCGCCATCTAG